Genomic segment of Anguilla rostrata isolate EN2019 chromosome 13, ASM1855537v3, whole genome shotgun sequence:
tgaatgttttttgttttgtttttctgcacagTAGTTTATCGCACACGTAACACATGACTCTGTTATTCTTTAATGTGCCGGAAATCCAGAGGATGTCCAAATCAGTACATCAGCTGACATCTTATACCGCTTCACAGATGTTTATTAACACATTAAAGTCACCTCTCTGTGGATATTTTCAGTAATTCACCATCTTTATAaccatttattataataatcttaatggattttttcctctttatttaatttacccATTTGTCTGACAAGCCATAGTATGAAACAGCCTGGGCTATTATAAATTAATGCAGAATTATAACAGCATTATTTATAATGCACCATTGCCCACATGAAGCCGTTATGTAGTTCACGTATCCTTGATTAACTTTAGTATGGCTGTAGCTGATGCTGGTTGTAACCCCCAGATCCTGCAGTCTCCTGACTGGACTGATGTACTGACCCCGACTGTTGAACTATAACCCCCAGATCCTGAGTCTCTGCTCAGACTGTGACTGATAACCCCCAGATCCTGTGTCTCTGCTGCACGACTGTAAAACTGACTTGTGACTGATGTTAAACCCCCAGATCCTGGTGTCTCTGCTCAGACTGTGACTGTAACCCCCAGATCCTGGTGTCTCTGCTCAGACTGTGACTGTAACCCCCAGATCCTGGTGTCTCTGCTcagactgtgactgactgtgactgtaaccCCCAGATCCTGCTGTCCCTGCTCAGACTGtaactgactgtgactgtaaccCCCAGATCCTGTTGTCTCTGCTCAGACTGTGACTGTAACCCCCAGATCCTGCTGTCTCTGCTCAGACTGTGACTGTAACCCCCAGATCCTGCTGTCTCTGCTCAGACTGTGACTATAACCCCCAGATCCTGCTGTCTCTGCTcagactgtgactgactgtgactgtaaccCCCAGATCCTGCTGTCTCTGCTcagactgtgactgactgtgactgtaaccCCCAGATCCTGCTGTCTCTGCTcagactgtgactgactgtgactgtaaccCCCAGATCCTGCTGTCCCTGCTCCTGCCGGGCCACACGCGGCTCCGggcccagctggaggaggtCCTGGACCTGGTTCTGATCCGGCAGCAGGCCGAGCACGGGGCCGTGGACCTGCACCGCCTCAGCGGGTACATCGTGGGCACCATGGCCTCCCTCTGCGCCCCCGTCCGCGACCCGGAAATCCGAAAACTGCGGGAGCACACCGACCCGGTGCACCTGCtcaggtgaggggcggggggcgggaccTGCTCCCCGCTGACACCTCCCAGGAACAGGGGGGCCAGTTTTGGTCCTGGGACATGGTTGGGCGGCACTGCATGAGCGAACATTATATTACATGACtggcatttagctgacactcatatccagagtgacttaccccaccttcatattttttgcatagcatccatttatacagctggatatatactgaagcagttcacattaagcaccttgctcaagggtacaatggcagtgtccaaaCTGGGAATCCAACCTGCAACCTTACAGTATAATCTGGGTTACACGCCTACTTCCCTACCTGTTATACTACACTCCTAACCTCTGTCCTGCCTGTCGTCCCCTCCCCAGAGAGATCATGCGGGTGCTGGGTCTGATGAAGGTGGACATGGTGAACTTCACCGTGCAGAGCCTGAGGCCACACCTCCTTCAGCAGGCCGTCCAATACGAGCGCGCCAAGTTCCAGGAGCTCCTGGACAAGAAGCAAGGTGAGCTCAGGTCATTTTGGGTGGCCGGTGAGGTGAAAGGCAAAGATTAAAAAGACGATTAATAAAATACGTTTAAAGTAATCCTATCCGGAATAATGAAAGGTCTGCAGCAACAtcttgtattatattttttccagtCTCCTTGGACAATACCACTGCCTGGCTGCAGAGGGCAGTGTTGGGCAGTTCCCCAGTGGGCTCCAGCAGCGAGAGCCCAGAGCAAGATGTGACCAAACCCACAATCCACAGTCCCAGCCCAGTCAGTCCTAGTGCCGTGCTGAACCGGGCCTACTTCCTCCTGCTGAGCTGGGATCCTGAAAGCCAGCTCTATCCTGAGGTGAAGCTCCACTGAGTGTATTAGTGCCCCATCTGTTCTACTGAAATGAACCTAGtctgtgtaaaatgtattgttcaGTTATCGGTATCTTTTTAATATAAACTGCGGTAAAAGGTCAAATCATCTTCATCTCCCCACTTTTCCTCACAGTCAGTTCTGATGGACCAGGCCCGTTTGGAGGCTCTGGGCCAGAAACTGCACCTGCTGGTTCTGGAGGCTGCAGTACTGCTGGTGACCAGCACGCAGTGTGGTGgcgctgtgttctctgtgccagGGTTTGTAGGTAATCTCAAGCAGACCATTACAGCCCTGCTGGAGGGCTGTCACCAAAGGTGAGAGGGGGCAATGAACTGTGGATGGGGCAGAGCAGTCTGTCTCGCTGGGCCCAGGTAACGTACACCCAGGTACAAAGAGGGGGTAAACTGGCTGTACTTTAGCATAATGCTGGGCTTGTCTCACCTATACAATATCATTTCAGAGTTTATTCATAATTAACTGCTGATACATGACGAATTGAAACAGATGTAAGAAACTTTCCAAAGTGGCAGGTGAATATCCTGTTGGGTTTTGAGGATGATTCCTGAAGCCTTTCTCCTGTGCGCTCAGTGGCTTTgatcagcagggggcgctgctggCTCTCGGGGAGCAGGTTTATAAGCAGGTGCACGAGGCTCTGAGTGCCCAGGGCGGGGTGACTCTGACCCCAGGAGTGGAGACCCTGCTGAAGGGACAGATTTCAGGCCTGGCCCAGGACCACAACCCTGTCCGGAGCCTTATAGGTCAGCCTGACTACCTGCTAACACCGCTACACCACTACCACACTCTTTTgtaacactgccccccccaacACGGCTACCACACTCTTCTAGGGGCTCCCTTAATGATTAAACACTGACTTATTTACAGCCATGTCAAAAATACCATGAAAAAAACTGGTTTGCAAGTACCATTGCTTCCTCAGTTTTCACATAATTTGATGGTACTATATTTGGAAGAATGGTAAAATAACTGCAAAAAAGTTCTTTCCCCTGAACTGAAGAGCCATAATGTTGTGTTGTGCGTGTTTTCCCCAAAACAGGGTCCCGTGTCCAGAGCTACCTGCTCGCAGTGCTGGGAGCTCCCGATTCTCAGAGGGGGCCGGCGGTGCCCCCCGCCCTCGTGGTGGTGGCCCCCGAGCTGAAGGAGCTGGCTGGGGCGTTCAGGAGCGTCGTGAACTTCAACCGCATGGTCTTCGGCCCTCACTACTCCTCCATCTTGAAGAAGCTGCTCTTctcagggggaggagctgagaTGGGCGTGGACTCccgttagccccgcccccacactgacagacagctACTGACACCAGTCACCGATAGACTGTAAACATATTGCTCCAAATGAGGATGTATTCTTAGTAGTGTGTTTGGATCTGTATCGTACAGTGTGGCTGTATTCATACTGCCCAACTGGtggtctgttctgtctgttcatTCCTGTCCCCTTTTGATGAAACAAGCATTAACCAATGATGTGATGCACATTTTTGAGCAAAGGCATGtacagatttaaaaatggtaaccatttaaaatggttcAAGCACAGTACATAAGATTTATTTAGTTGTCGGTGAAATGGTGAATCATGAATTCTATACACAGTTCAGTTTTTTATATTCAGATGTAAAATGGTTGTCAGTTGTATAATCAATACGTAATTTTCTATTTGACTGTTTACTGggtgtatgttttcttttgggaagaattggctgtttttatttttattttttgcagtttgaGCAGACATTGTGATTGCTTTGTATATTTGTAGTTGCCACTATATTTTCCTTTCAGACTGGTTGAGatgtgggtgcttgtgtgtgtgtgtgtgtgtgtgagtgtaagagtAGCacttatgtatatattttagaGCACTTACCAAAGATTATGCACATGTATAAATCTATGTACAAGTAAAGGTGTACTTCAGAAATGTACTGCATatgatgtgatgtcataaatattatatatcatgaatatttataagcTTCTTGCAGCCATGTGGTCCCCAGCAGCATGAATTACAACATAATTGCATAATTACAGTATAACAGCTTATGGCGGCATAATTAGTGTCAATAAAACTGTCTTTCAGGGTTTTGTTACAAGGTCCTAAACTCCACTTTATGTTGGGAAGCTGCACTAAAAAATGTTGCTGTAAACTAaagatatatttgtttttttttttacgtaatTTCTTGTTTCCAAAGTAAATACAAGTAGAGATTCCACAACTTTCAAGTACAAGATAGAAACTGGGAtagtgaagaaaagaaaaaatatcacGGTAAAATCGTTACATCTATAGGTGGAAATTAGtgcaattaattttaatgcatCGTCCACATGAATGTCACATTAAAACGCAAAGAAACATGAAACGGAAACCGATCGCTAGGAAAACGCAAAGCTTTTGGATGAAACGTAAACTGACCGATAGagttttgaaatgtaatattcCCCGAGGCAACGCGACTGTAGCAGCACAGAAGCCTCTTTATCTGATACCAACAGCCAACCGACGCTAAAAGCCCTGAACGTGGATGACGTCGGCACCGCCAGTGTGACCACATACAGCCGAACGCTACCCGCTTTCAGAAAATGACTTGCGGGGATTTGCTTAGCTTTTAAAAGCTTTGCTGCGCTCTTTGTTCAGATGCATCCTGATGTAATGGTTGCAGAAATAATTCCAACTGTAAAACAGCACAGTAAGGCCCTCACAGCAACCCGATTCATTGCGGGTCCGTTGTTTTACCAAAACCCTACATTTTAATGTACCTACATTAAAACCACTGTTTGAAATAATTAGGACAGATAATTGggttaacatttcttttttaatttattagttttacaattatgaaaaaagaataaaaaaggctTGAGGTTATTTACATGATTTTTTCTTTGTAGTGAGGTCAACCTGAGGTCATTATCTCAGTCTGTTGTTGATGTTATTCCTCCCACTATGAGAACAAGGAGACATTGGTACCATGATATGTTACAGTTTTTAATCTTCCCGCTCTCTATTCATAATATCTATTCCACAGATATGGCAGAagtaaacacatacaaacagtcatacatacatacatacttacatacaaTATACATATTCATAAGAGCAGAATCATTCAAGTATCAAAACACAGACCATTTAGGATGACGTCACAACCCATCTCAACACGATCATGATTCATATCGTTGATTAGTGCTGGGAACTACCCGCCCAAACTCACGAAAAGTGCAACAGCAGACCCAAGCCAGGCgaggtgtgcgcgtgtgtgttgatCTACTTAACCTCGAGTACCTCCGAAATGGCAGAATGAAATATGGAATAGCCATCGGTCTTTGGGGTGATCAGTTATTCTCACAGGTATGCTATATAGGCTACCTTACGTTTAGCTTTAATAAACAGCCCACTGATTGGGGTTCAAACACTCGCATGGCAATTTAGTAGCAGTCATGGTGTACATATCCTCACACGTCATTCAAATATGTACAGCAGGTGCAGTAGACATACGGTCCTGGGTGCAGGGGTGTatcacaaaattctgggccctatacataagcattCTCTGtaggcccccttcctctcttgatccatgtctctcacgtatcattccaggcttttcgagggccctccccccattcgggccttgggtagtcagtcccacttttacCCCCACTATGACGCCCCTGCCtgggtgttttctttttttttttaagattgtaGTTTCATACGTCATGCTAgtcattttcagttaaaaacactATGGAGATTCAGTTATTCATGATGTAGATGGCATCGTGTGCAAGTACAGAAGGGTAGACTCATACGCTGAGCAGCCTGGCTGGTGTCCAGGTAAGAGAGCCTCTTAAGCATGTGGGCAGCTCTTGCCCAGCACAGGGGGGCAAATCCACTGACCGTACTCCAGTTTAAAACCAATTATTTAGGTTTGGGTAGTTTTGAGGGTCTGTAGGACAAATGCTTTGACTTAACTaggacttaaaaataaaaaaatgaaaaagcatgtcACTGATGACCCGTGTTAacttcctctgattggctcagggaAAGAGCTCTTacaactccacacaggaagtctCTGTTGTCAGCTCACTCAGTGTCCCAATCCTGTCCTGGTGTACAACAGGCCTCACTCTAAAAGGGCACAGTTTTActtcctgattttattttatttacattttttgaaaaattatatttgagtAATTTTAAATCTGATGGATTTAATAAGAAACAATAAGGTCATGAGCATTATTTCCTTCACTCACGTCTCAGCTTGCATTTGGTCTTTGGCCAGCACTGCCAATGTGATAATTGTCCTTATTACTCGGTTAGCAAACGGTTTTCTCCAGTCATGgttatgccagtacagctgatGTTAAAGCATGTCATTATATTCTAttttgtcacttcctgtttcccttgTCAGTTGTAACGGCTACATTCGTGCTTTCCGGAAGACAGGTCTGAGAGGCCATGTACGGAGATGTCTAGTCGTTAGGACAGAGCTTAAAAATAGCGGTGTGGGGATAACTATGCAAAAGAAAACCTACATTAACTATGGTGGAAATGTCAAGGGACTATAAATCATATAGAGGATTGCTGGAGAGAATTAGAAGAATTTCATGTATATATGCTCTAGGCACTAACACAATATGACAACATTAGCACTTCACTTCATGACAAGACGTAACAAAGGGAATCCATTAAGTGACTTAAATTACCACTAAGGAAAATGTCTCAGGACactaaatatgtttaaatatagcTTTTAGAAATTGAAATTGATAACTGATTAGTTCAATTGTTTACCTCCACTATAAGAGTAAAGTCATGTCCATatatggttttcttttttttcaaagtctGGAATAAATCGGAGTAAATTGACCATGACAGTTTTACATACCAGCATTACATATTTGCTCAGTTAAAAGCACATCATCCTAATCCAGGGCACATCATCTTTACTGTAATGGGACATTTGTAATACGATGAGACAACATCAGAAAGACTGAGTAtaacttaaatatatataacagaATGGAACTGTGAATAAGATCTGccaatttcaaaatatatataaaaaaatctgatatacagcataaattaattttaaaaattaaagaagaaaatagTAGTCTCCAGAGTGTATAATCACATTTTTCTAGAGGAGTTTAGGACAGAAGAGCCAACATTTGCATAatatataaaactgaaaaatgcaagGCAATGTTAAAAGGATGCACAGGATGGTTAAATGGTTTTTTCAGGATcaaatcatttacaaaaaaagattaattattgctaaaaataaaaataatttgaatacggaagaaaaattaaacacaagAACCAGATTAAGGGCATTAACAACAGGAAAAGAGTATTGCTATAGGACAGTAAAATCTTGCATATACTGAACAACTAATCTGTTAAGATATTCACCAGGGAAAAGTTCACAGCTATGGCTACAGATACATTAGAGACCCAGTGTTTCATAAGAATACTTCAATAAAAGATAGAGAAGTACTAAAACATGATTCTTAAGGAATAAATAGGCATTTCCAAGTGAGTACGAGGggatgtcattttaaaaacaaacagttttatAGAATCTCTCAAAGCTAATCAAAGAGAACGGGAACAGGAAATTAGTTCTCAAAGTGCATTGAACTTGCCTTCAGGGCAGAATAAAATAAGGAATGATAAGGAAAATCAGGTGAGAGCAGAACGCTCCAAAAATTGCAGCTGGGACCTCTGCTCTCTTCCTTATTTACACAAATGACcctaataaatgtatttgtcgaaaaatagttacattttcagaagaaaTACAACTTTGATGGGTGGGGGGTATCAGATGCAATTTACAGGACATAAAATACCATCCATAATGTGACAGTTTCCTGTCAAGTAAGCATCAACAGAAAGTTATTCACATGGGCAATAGCAACAACTTAGAATTATGTTTATGAAGGTACTAAAATTGAATGCAAATCAAAATAAGCTTGAGTAATAGTTTTCTGTAACTAGGCACCATGCCAGAAGACAAAATCTTGAAAGGGAAAGGAAACAAACTGAAAGATTCAAAACATTACCAcattacccaaaaaaaaaaaaaaaaaaaaaaaattaaccagaTTGAGAACGCATTTCAAGTTGAGTTGTGGCGACAGAACAATGGGCATGTGTGAAGACAACAGGGTACTTTATGCAGGAAATGTCAGTAGGTAACTTTACACtgaggtgccattttatttctgtcaaTTGCTTGACCACACCAGTGTGAAAGCACCGGTTTTCAATAGACTTCATATCCCTCATCTACAAGCGTTTCCTTAATTTTGGCAGTGACCTGTAGATTTATGTAGGTAAAATGATCAGTCTAGAAGGCTGTAGTAGAACACTCTTGCATTTGTTTCTAATAAATACTTCTTAAATAGAACCCATTGTGAAAATCAAACCCATGTGAAGATAATTGAAGCACTAAATGCAATGCTAGCTTTTTAAAGGTTGCGTAATCACATCACACTACCATCTTAACTTCGTTTGATAGTCTAAGCAACCCTTTTCCATCGATTACATACGGGAGTACATTAAGTG
This window contains:
- the LOC135237710 gene encoding T-complex protein 11-like protein 1: MPNENSVDGTDSDAPSEIPNLQTPDSPSGSPPTQTYLLDMAQMEQCVSNMTLAHEIVVNRDFCFKQSTPPEDSLEGRVKEIVHRAFWDSLRAQLSLSPPDYTHAITLLQEVKEILLSLLLPGHTRLRAQLEEVLDLVLIRQQAEHGAVDLHRLSGYIVGTMASLCAPVRDPEIRKLREHTDPVHLLREIMRVLGLMKVDMVNFTVQSLRPHLLQQAVQYERAKFQELLDKKQVSLDNTTAWLQRAVLGSSPVGSSSESPEQDVTKPTIHSPSPVSPSAVLNRAYFLLLSWDPESQLYPESVLMDQARLEALGQKLHLLVLEAAVLLVTSTQCGGAVFSVPGFVGNLKQTITALLEGCHQSGFDQQGALLALGEQVYKQVHEALSAQGGVTLTPGVETLLKGQISGLAQDHNPVRSLIGSRVQSYLLAVLGAPDSQRGPAVPPALVVVAPELKELAGAFRSVVNFNRMVFGPHYSSILKKLLFSGGGAEMGVDSR